The Candidatus Obscuribacterales bacterium genome contains the following window.
AGGCGCGGCTGTGGCACCAAGAACCCCATCGGCTGGCCATGGAGCAGGTTACCGAGACAGGGACGACCACCATCTATCCACTACTGGATTTGTTTGACCAAGCCACCCAGTTTTGGAAAGATACCCTCCCCCACCACGCCGGGCAGACGATTTTGGTAGTGGCCCACAGCGGCATCAACCGCGTGTTGATCGCAACGGCTTTAGGACTGCAGCCCGAACATTATGTGCGTCTCTACCAATCTAATTGCGGCATCAGCGTGTTGAACTTCCCCGATGGCTGGGGTGAACCGGCTCAGCTTGAGTCCATGAACCTAACGACCCACCTCGGTAAACCCTTACCTGCAATTCGGGCAGGGCAAGGCGGCTTCCGACTGCTGCTAGTACGCCATGGGGAAACCGATTGGAACCGCGATAAGCGTTTCCAGGGACAGATGGACATTCCTTTGAATGAAAACGGCTATGCCCAAGCAGCCCATGCAGCGGAGTATCTCAAGGATGTGCCTTTGACCCGCGCCATCACCAGTCCCCTCATGCGTCCCAAGCAAACAGCAGAATCTATCCTCACCCACCACGCCGGTCTGGAACTGGAGTTGATGGAAGGGTTGAAGGAAATTAGCCACGGTCTCTGGGAAGGCAAGCTGGAAGAAGAAATTGAGGTGGACTATGCCACTGAACTGCAAGACTGGAAAGTTGCGCCCGAAACGGTGCAAATGCCCGACGGCGAGAACTTACAGGATGTCTGGACGCGATCGGCAGCATCCTGGGAGGCGATCGCCCGTTCCACACCCGTGGCCCAGCCTGGGG
Protein-coding sequences here:
- a CDS encoding histidine phosphatase family protein — its product is ARLWHQEPHRLAMEQVTETGTTTIYPLLDLFDQATQFWKDTLPHHAGQTILVVAHSGINRVLIATALGLQPEHYVRLYQSNCGISVLNFPDGWGEPAQLESMNLTTHLGKPLPAIRAGQGGFRLLLVRHGETDWNRDKRFQGQMDIPLNENGYAQAAHAAEYLKDVPLTRAITSPLMRPKQTAESILTHHAGLELELMEGLKEISHGLWEGKLEEEIEVDYATELQDWKVAPETVQMPDGENLQDVWTRSAASWEAIARSTPVAQPGEPLPTVLVVAHDAVNKAILCDLMNLGPDQFWRFKQGNGAVSVIDYPHGAEGLPVLRAMNITTGGSVLDKTAAGAL